In Hahella sp. KA22, one genomic interval encodes:
- the rpsG gene encoding 30S ribosomal protein S7, translating to MPRRRVAAKREILPDPKFGSKKLAKFINHVMESGKKSVAERIVYGALDIVSNKAKKEPIETFELALENIQPLVEVKSRRVGGATYQVPVEVRPSRQMALSMRWLVEYSRKRGEKSMAARLAAEMLEAAEGRGAAVKKREDVHRMAEANKAFSHYRF from the coding sequence ATGCCAAGAAGAAGAGTCGCTGCGAAGCGTGAAATCCTGCCGGATCCTAAATTCGGAAGTAAGAAGCTGGCTAAGTTTATTAACCATGTAATGGAAAGTGGTAAGAAGTCAGTGGCGGAGCGTATTGTTTATGGTGCTCTGGATATTGTGTCCAACAAAGCCAAAAAAGAGCCGATTGAAACATTTGAGCTTGCTCTGGAAAACATTCAGCCTCTGGTTGAGGTCAAATCCCGCCGTGTGGGTGGCGCTACATATCAGGTGCCTGTAGAAGTTCGTCCATCTCGTCAAATGGCGCTTTCAATGCGCTGGTTGGTTGAGTACTCCCGTAAGCGTGGTGAGAAGTCTATGGCTGCTCGTCTGGCGGCTGAGATGTTGGAAGCTGCTGAAGGTCGTGGAGCTGCTGTCAAGAAGCGTGAAGACGTTCATCGTATGGCGGAAGCTAACAAGGCTTTCTCCCATTACCGTTTTTAA
- the rpsL gene encoding 30S ribosomal protein S12: protein MATINQLVRKPRSRKVAKSDVPALQGCPQRRGVCTRVYTTTPKKPNSALRKVCRVRLTNGYEVTSYIGGEGHNLQEHSVVLIRGGRVKDLPGVRYHTVRGTLDTAGVNDRRQGRSKYGAKRPKS from the coding sequence ATGGCAACCATTAACCAATTGGTACGCAAGCCTAGAAGCCGCAAAGTCGCGAAAAGCGATGTTCCTGCGCTTCAAGGTTGTCCGCAGCGTCGCGGCGTATGTACCCGTGTGTATACGACTACCCCGAAAAAGCCGAACTCAGCTTTGCGGAAAGTATGTCGTGTTCGTTTAACAAATGGCTATGAAGTAACTTCCTACATTGGTGGTGAAGGTCATAACCTGCAAGAACACAGCGTTGTGCTGATTCGTGGCGGCCGGGTAAAAGACTTGCCAGGCGTACGTTATCACACTGTACGTGGAACTTTGGATACTGCTGGCGTAAACGATCGTAGACAAGGTCGTTCTAAATACGGCGCCAAGCGTCCGAAGTCTTGA
- the rpoC gene encoding DNA-directed RNA polymerase subunit beta' — protein MKDLLNLLKNQNYAHEFDSIRISLASPDMIRSWSFGEVKKPETINYRTFKPERDGLFCAKIFGPIKDYECLCGKYKRLKHRGVICEKCGVEVAPANVRRERMGHIELASPVAHIWFLKSLPSRIGLLLDMTLRDIERVLYFESFIVIDPGMTTLEKGQLLSDEQYYEALEEFGDEFDARMGAEAIQGLLADLELEDEIERLREEIPNTNSETKIKKLSKRLKLMEAFAESGNHPEWMILTVLPVLPPDLRPLVPLDGGRFATSDLNDLYRRVINRNNRLKRLLELNAPDIIVRNEKRMLQESVDALLDNGRRGRAITGSNKRPLKSLADMIKGKQGRFRQNLLGKRVDYSGRSVIVVGPTLRLHQCGLPKKMALELFKPFIFSKLEHRGLATTIKAAKKMVEREEAVVWDILDEVIREHPVMLNRAPTLHRLGIQAFEPVLIEGKAIQLHPLVCTAYNADFDGDQMAVHVPLTLEAQLEARALMMSTNNILSPANGDPIIVPSQDVVLGLYFMSRERINAKGEGMVFSDIKEVQRAYGAKKVDLQAKVKVRIRDVVIDEDRNKTVTVSVLDTTVGRALLFDIFPEGLAFSLVNQNMTQKAISRLINACYRRVGLKETVIFADQIMYTGFYYATLSGASIGVNDFVIPDEKAKIIDAAENEVKEIESQFASGLLTQGEKYNKVIDIWSRANDKVSKAMMDRLGKEKVVNKDGKEVDQDSFNSVYIMADSGARGSAAQIRQLAGMRGLMAKPDGSIIETPITANFREGLNVLQYFISTHGARKGLADTALKTANSGYLTRRLVDVAQDLVVTDLDCGTSEGLLVTPHIEGGDVVVPLGDRVLGRVTASDVYSASDNQNVVVPAGTLLDETTVETLEKAGVDEILVRSPITCETKYGVCASCYGRDLARGHLVNVGEAIGVIAAQSIGEPGTQLTMRTFHIGGAASRASAVDNIQVKHGGTVRLHNLKHIERKNGNLVVVSRSSALAIADEAGREREWYKLPYGVELSVKQGQQVAAGEIVAKWDPHTHPIITEVGGKAIFVGVEEGITVKTQTDEITGLSNIEVMDPKDRPASGKDIRPMLQLLDANGKEMKFPGTDTPVQYFLPPNSLFSLKNGDTVEVGDVIARIPQESSKTRDITGGLPRVADLFEARKPKEPSILAEISGIVSFGKETKGKKRLVITPTDNTDPFEILIPKWRQLNVFEGESVERGEVISDGPSNPHDILRLLGVGELAKYIINEIQDVYRLQGVVINDKHIEVIVRQMIRKVDVLSSGDTTLIKGDQVELVKVLEENEKAEEETKMPARYERVLLGITKASLATESFISAASFQETTRVLTEAAVTGKQDHLRGLKENVVVGRLIPAGTGSAYHQERRRKRMQKEGGVSAADVVQALSAELNK, from the coding sequence ATGAAAGATTTGCTGAACTTACTTAAAAATCAGAACTACGCTCACGAGTTTGACTCGATTCGTATCTCCTTGGCGTCGCCTGATATGATCCGTTCATGGTCATTTGGTGAAGTCAAAAAGCCCGAAACTATTAATTACAGAACTTTCAAGCCGGAAAGGGATGGGCTTTTTTGCGCCAAAATTTTCGGCCCAATCAAAGATTATGAATGTCTTTGTGGGAAGTATAAGCGTCTCAAGCATAGGGGCGTTATTTGTGAGAAGTGCGGCGTAGAAGTCGCTCCGGCCAATGTTCGTCGTGAGCGTATGGGTCATATTGAATTGGCCTCGCCAGTTGCGCATATCTGGTTTTTGAAATCTTTGCCTTCGCGTATCGGCTTGCTGCTGGATATGACCCTGCGAGATATCGAGCGCGTTTTGTATTTCGAATCATTTATCGTTATTGATCCAGGTATGACGACCCTTGAAAAGGGGCAGCTACTTTCGGATGAGCAGTATTACGAAGCGTTGGAGGAGTTCGGCGATGAGTTTGATGCACGCATGGGCGCTGAAGCAATTCAAGGGCTGCTGGCTGATTTGGAGTTAGAGGACGAAATTGAACGTCTTCGTGAAGAGATTCCTAATACTAACTCCGAGACTAAAATCAAAAAGCTGTCCAAGCGTTTGAAGCTTATGGAAGCTTTTGCTGAGTCTGGAAACCATCCGGAATGGATGATCCTTACTGTATTGCCAGTTCTGCCGCCTGATTTGCGTCCGTTGGTGCCTCTTGACGGCGGTCGATTTGCTACAAGCGACCTGAATGACCTGTATCGTCGTGTCATCAACCGAAATAATCGTCTGAAGCGCCTGTTGGAGCTTAATGCTCCCGACATCATCGTGCGTAACGAGAAGCGGATGTTGCAGGAGTCTGTGGATGCACTATTGGATAACGGTCGTCGTGGTCGTGCGATTACTGGGTCCAATAAGCGCCCGTTGAAGTCTTTGGCTGACATGATCAAAGGTAAGCAGGGCCGTTTCCGTCAGAACCTTCTTGGTAAGCGGGTTGACTACTCTGGTCGTTCCGTAATCGTTGTGGGGCCGACGTTGCGTCTGCACCAGTGCGGTTTGCCCAAGAAAATGGCGCTGGAGCTATTTAAGCCGTTTATTTTCTCCAAGCTTGAGCATCGTGGTTTGGCTACAACGATTAAAGCCGCCAAGAAGATGGTCGAGCGTGAAGAGGCTGTGGTTTGGGATATTCTGGATGAAGTTATCCGGGAACACCCTGTTATGTTGAACCGCGCGCCAACTCTTCACCGTTTGGGTATTCAGGCGTTTGAACCTGTTCTTATCGAAGGTAAGGCGATACAGCTGCATCCGCTTGTATGTACAGCATATAACGCTGACTTTGACGGTGACCAGATGGCTGTTCACGTGCCTTTGACGCTGGAAGCTCAGCTGGAGGCGCGGGCGTTGATGATGTCTACAAACAACATCCTTTCGCCAGCTAACGGGGATCCTATTATTGTTCCTTCGCAGGACGTTGTTCTTGGTCTCTACTTTATGAGCAGAGAGCGAATTAATGCAAAGGGCGAGGGAATGGTTTTCTCTGATATTAAAGAGGTCCAGCGCGCCTACGGAGCTAAGAAAGTTGATCTCCAAGCGAAGGTCAAAGTTCGGATTCGCGACGTCGTAATTGACGAAGATCGTAATAAGACCGTTACTGTGTCTGTACTGGATACGACCGTTGGTCGAGCGCTACTGTTTGATATTTTCCCTGAAGGTCTCGCGTTCTCGCTAGTTAACCAGAACATGACCCAAAAGGCGATTTCGCGTTTGATAAACGCTTGCTATCGTCGAGTTGGTCTAAAGGAAACGGTCATTTTTGCTGACCAGATCATGTACACGGGCTTTTATTACGCGACTCTCTCTGGCGCATCAATTGGTGTGAATGACTTCGTTATTCCTGATGAGAAGGCGAAGATTATTGACGCTGCGGAAAATGAAGTTAAAGAGATTGAGTCGCAGTTTGCTTCCGGTCTGCTAACTCAAGGTGAGAAGTACAACAAGGTTATCGATATTTGGTCGCGCGCCAACGATAAAGTTTCCAAAGCGATGATGGATCGTCTTGGGAAAGAAAAAGTCGTTAATAAAGATGGTAAAGAAGTCGATCAGGATTCCTTTAACTCCGTTTATATCATGGCTGACTCTGGTGCGCGGGGTTCTGCGGCTCAGATTCGTCAGTTGGCTGGTATGCGTGGCCTGATGGCGAAGCCCGATGGATCTATCATCGAGACGCCGATTACGGCTAACTTCCGGGAAGGTCTGAACGTTCTCCAGTACTTTATTTCTACGCACGGTGCGCGTAAGGGTTTGGCGGATACTGCATTGAAGACTGCTAACTCTGGATATTTGACTCGTCGTTTGGTTGACGTCGCCCAAGACTTGGTTGTAACTGATTTGGATTGCGGCACTTCCGAAGGTCTGCTGGTTACTCCTCATATCGAAGGGGGGGATGTTGTTGTTCCTTTGGGTGATCGAGTGCTGGGGCGTGTCACGGCAAGTGATGTGTACTCTGCATCCGACAACCAAAATGTTGTTGTTCCAGCGGGAACATTGCTTGACGAGACTACCGTAGAAACGCTTGAAAAGGCCGGTGTTGACGAGATTTTGGTTCGTTCACCTATTACTTGCGAAACCAAATATGGCGTCTGTGCAAGCTGCTATGGTCGTGATCTGGCGCGTGGTCACTTGGTGAATGTAGGCGAAGCTATTGGTGTAATCGCTGCTCAGTCTATCGGTGAGCCTGGAACCCAGCTTACAATGCGTACGTTCCACATCGGTGGTGCTGCATCTAGGGCATCTGCAGTCGATAACATTCAAGTTAAGCATGGCGGAACTGTTCGCTTGCATAACCTTAAGCACATCGAGAGAAAGAATGGCAATTTGGTTGTTGTCTCTCGGTCATCGGCCTTGGCTATTGCAGACGAAGCTGGTCGGGAAAGGGAGTGGTATAAGCTTCCATACGGTGTTGAGCTGAGTGTGAAGCAGGGTCAGCAGGTTGCGGCAGGCGAGATCGTCGCCAAGTGGGACCCGCATACGCACCCGATTATCACAGAGGTTGGCGGTAAAGCGATTTTTGTTGGCGTTGAAGAAGGTATTACTGTTAAGACCCAGACAGATGAAATTACAGGTCTGTCTAACATCGAGGTAATGGATCCGAAAGATCGCCCGGCTTCTGGAAAAGATATTCGTCCGATGCTGCAATTGCTGGATGCTAATGGCAAAGAGATGAAGTTCCCGGGCACCGATACGCCTGTACAGTACTTCCTGCCTCCCAACTCATTGTTCAGCTTGAAGAATGGGGATACTGTTGAAGTTGGTGATGTAATTGCGAGGATTCCGCAAGAGTCATCGAAGACGCGCGACATCACAGGTGGTTTGCCGCGAGTTGCTGACTTGTTCGAGGCTCGTAAGCCTAAAGAGCCATCAATTCTTGCTGAAATTTCAGGGATCGTTTCGTTTGGTAAAGAAACCAAAGGCAAGAAGCGTCTTGTTATCACACCAACCGATAATACTGATCCGTTTGAGATTTTGATTCCTAAATGGCGTCAGCTAAACGTATTTGAAGGCGAGAGCGTAGAGAGAGGAGAGGTTATCTCTGACGGCCCATCTAATCCGCACGACATCTTAAGATTGTTGGGCGTCGGTGAGTTGGCCAAGTACATCATTAACGAAATTCAAGACGTATACCGTCTCCAGGGCGTTGTTATTAACGATAAACATATTGAAGTTATCGTACGCCAAATGATTCGTAAGGTTGATGTATTGAGTTCCGGAGACACCACCCTCATTAAAGGCGACCAGGTTGAACTGGTAAAAGTTCTGGAAGAAAACGAGAAAGCTGAAGAAGAAACGAAGATGCCTGCGCGTTACGAGCGAGTATTGCTGGGTATAACTAAAGCATCTTTGGCGACAGAAAGCTTCATTTCCGCTGCATCATTCCAGGAGACTACTCGTGTTCTGACTGAGGCGGCTGTAACTGGTAAGCAGGACCACCTGCGTGGTCTGAAAGAGAACGTGGTTGTAGGTCGACTTATTCCTGCTGGAACCGGGTCTGCGTACCACCAAGAGAGAAGACGCAAGCGTATGCAGAAGGAAGGCGGCGTTAGCGCGGCAGATGTTGTTCAGGCGTTGAGCGCAGAACTGAATAAATAA
- the tuf gene encoding elongation factor Tu — protein MAKEKFERSKPHVNVGTIGHVDHGKTTLTAALTRVCSEVWGGQAVAFDGIDNAPEEKARGITIATSHVEYESPIRHYAHVDCPGHADYVKNMITGAAQMDGAILVCSAADGPMPQTREHILLARQVGVPYIVVFLNKADMVDDEELLELVEMEVRDLLSQYEFPGDDTPIIVGSALLALEGKDDNGMGTSAVKKLVETLDAYIPEPERAIDKPFLMPIEDVFSISGRGTVVTGRVERGIVRVGEEVEIVGIKDTTKTTCTGVEMFRKLLDEGRAGENVGVLLRGTKRDDVERGQVLAKPGTITPHTVFESEVYVLSKDEGGRHTPFFKGYRPQFYFRTTDVTGACELPEGVEMVMPGDNVKMKVSLIAPIAMEEGLRFAIREGGRTVGAGVVAKIFE, from the coding sequence GTGGCAAAAGAAAAGTTTGAACGCAGCAAGCCGCACGTAAACGTAGGCACCATTGGTCACGTTGACCACGGTAAGACTACTTTGACAGCGGCCTTGACCCGCGTGTGTTCTGAAGTTTGGGGTGGTCAGGCGGTAGCGTTTGACGGTATCGATAATGCTCCAGAAGAAAAGGCGCGTGGTATCACTATCGCGACTTCTCACGTTGAGTACGAATCTCCCATTCGTCACTATGCGCACGTTGACTGCCCTGGGCACGCTGACTATGTGAAAAACATGATCACTGGTGCGGCGCAGATGGATGGCGCTATTCTGGTATGTTCCGCGGCTGACGGCCCTATGCCTCAGACTCGTGAGCACATCCTGCTGGCGCGTCAGGTTGGTGTTCCATACATCGTTGTGTTCCTGAACAAAGCGGACATGGTTGACGACGAAGAGTTGTTGGAACTGGTTGAGATGGAAGTTCGCGACCTGTTGAGCCAATACGAATTCCCCGGTGACGATACTCCAATTATCGTTGGTTCTGCGCTGTTGGCGTTGGAAGGTAAAGACGATAACGGTATGGGCACCAGCGCTGTTAAGAAGCTGGTGGAAACTCTGGATGCGTACATCCCAGAGCCTGAGCGTGCAATTGACAAGCCGTTCCTGATGCCGATCGAAGACGTATTCTCTATCTCTGGTCGCGGCACAGTTGTAACTGGTCGTGTAGAGCGCGGCATCGTCAGGGTTGGTGAGGAAGTTGAGATTGTTGGTATCAAAGATACTACTAAGACTACCTGTACTGGCGTTGAGATGTTCCGTAAGCTGCTGGACGAAGGTCGTGCAGGTGAGAACGTTGGTGTGTTGTTGCGCGGCACTAAGCGTGATGACGTAGAGCGTGGTCAGGTACTGGCCAAGCCAGGAACTATTACTCCGCACACTGTGTTTGAGTCAGAAGTATACGTTCTGAGCAAAGACGAAGGTGGACGTCATACTCCTTTCTTCAAAGGCTACCGTCCTCAGTTCTACTTCCGTACAACGGATGTGACTGGTGCGTGTGAACTGCCAGAAGGCGTCGAGATGGTTATGCCTGGCGACAACGTAAAAATGAAAGTCAGTCTGATCGCTCCAATCGCGATGGAAGAAGGTTTGCGCTTCGCAATTCGTGAAGGCGGCCGTACAGTTGGCGCTGGCGTTGTTGCTAAAATTTTCGAGTAA
- the fusA gene encoding elongation factor G, which produces MARKTPIERYRNIGICAHVDAGKTTTTERVLFYTGLSHKIGEVHDGAATMDWMEQEQERGITITSAATTCFWAGMQQQFDQHRVNIIDTPGHVDFTIEVERSLRVLDGAVVVLCGSSGVQPQTETVWRQANKYEVPRMVFVNKMDRAGANFERVVKQLKDRLGATPVPLQMTIGAEDEFKGVVDLVKMKSIIWNEADQGMTFEYQDIPADLQEKCAKLREQLVEAAAEANDDYMNKYLEEGELTEEEIKAGIRARTLANEIVPVLGGSAFKNKGVQAVLDAVIEYLPSPTEVKAIEGILDDGETVAVRKSDDNEPFSALAFKIATDPFVGTLTFIRVYSGVLESGTGVYNPVKSKKERIGRMVQMHSNNREEIKEVRAGDIAAMIGLKDVTTGDTLCDPNNIITLERMEFPDPVISVAVEPKSKADQEKMGIALGKLAQEDPSFRVKTDEETGQTIISGMGELHLDIIVDRMRREFKVEANIGKPQVAYREAIRNTCEIEGKFVRQSGGRGQYGHVWIKFEPRAEGEGLEFVNEIVGGVVPKEYVPAIQKGIEEQMQNGILAGYPLLALKATVFDGSYHDVDSNEMAFKIAASMATKQLAGKGGAVLLEPIMKVEVVTPEENMGDVVGDLNRRRGLIQGMDESVSGKVVNAEVPLAEMFGYATDLRSATQGRATYTMEFAQYAEAPNNVAEAIISARSK; this is translated from the coding sequence GTGGCACGTAAAACTCCCATAGAGCGCTACCGTAATATCGGTATCTGTGCTCACGTTGACGCAGGTAAAACCACGACAACTGAGCGTGTTCTGTTTTATACCGGTCTTTCTCATAAGATTGGTGAGGTGCACGACGGCGCAGCAACGATGGACTGGATGGAGCAGGAGCAGGAGCGGGGTATTACTATTACCTCTGCGGCGACAACTTGTTTCTGGGCTGGTATGCAGCAGCAGTTTGATCAGCATCGCGTCAATATCATAGATACTCCAGGGCACGTTGACTTTACGATTGAAGTTGAGCGTTCTTTGCGTGTTCTGGACGGTGCAGTAGTCGTACTTTGTGGTTCTTCCGGTGTTCAGCCGCAAACTGAGACCGTCTGGCGTCAGGCTAATAAGTACGAAGTTCCTCGCATGGTGTTCGTAAATAAAATGGACCGTGCAGGCGCTAACTTCGAGCGTGTTGTTAAGCAGTTGAAAGATCGTCTGGGCGCCACCCCGGTTCCTCTTCAGATGACTATTGGTGCTGAAGACGAGTTTAAGGGTGTGGTCGACTTGGTTAAAATGAAGTCGATTATCTGGAATGAAGCTGACCAAGGCATGACTTTTGAGTACCAGGATATTCCTGCGGACCTTCAAGAGAAGTGCGCCAAGCTTCGTGAGCAATTGGTTGAGGCTGCTGCCGAAGCTAATGACGACTACATGAACAAATATTTGGAAGAAGGCGAGTTAACCGAGGAAGAAATCAAAGCAGGCATTCGTGCCCGCACCTTGGCTAATGAAATTGTTCCAGTGCTCGGTGGTTCCGCATTTAAGAATAAGGGTGTTCAGGCGGTGCTTGACGCCGTTATTGAGTATCTGCCTTCGCCAACAGAAGTTAAGGCGATCGAAGGTATTTTGGATGATGGGGAAACTGTCGCAGTACGTAAGTCTGACGATAATGAGCCTTTCTCTGCGTTAGCATTTAAGATTGCTACGGATCCATTCGTTGGCACGCTTACCTTTATTCGTGTTTATTCTGGTGTTCTGGAATCTGGTACGGGCGTTTATAACCCGGTTAAAAGTAAGAAAGAGCGGATCGGTCGAATGGTGCAAATGCACTCTAATAACCGTGAAGAGATCAAAGAGGTTCGCGCTGGTGACATCGCGGCAATGATTGGTCTTAAGGATGTTACAACCGGTGATACTTTGTGTGATCCGAATAACATTATTACTCTGGAGCGCATGGAATTCCCAGATCCAGTAATCTCTGTTGCAGTGGAGCCTAAGTCTAAAGCGGATCAAGAGAAAATGGGTATTGCTCTGGGTAAATTGGCTCAGGAAGATCCATCTTTCCGTGTTAAGACGGACGAAGAGACTGGGCAAACCATTATCTCGGGAATGGGTGAGTTGCACCTTGATATTATCGTTGACCGTATGCGTCGCGAGTTCAAGGTTGAAGCGAATATTGGTAAGCCTCAGGTTGCGTACCGTGAAGCTATTCGCAATACCTGCGAAATCGAAGGTAAATTTGTTCGTCAGTCAGGCGGTCGTGGTCAGTATGGTCACGTATGGATCAAATTTGAGCCGCGCGCAGAAGGCGAGGGGCTGGAGTTTGTGAATGAGATTGTGGGTGGTGTGGTTCCGAAGGAATATGTTCCCGCAATTCAGAAAGGGATTGAGGAGCAGATGCAGAACGGTATCCTTGCTGGCTATCCCTTGTTGGCTTTAAAGGCGACTGTTTTTGATGGATCCTACCACGACGTTGACTCTAATGAGATGGCGTTTAAAATTGCCGCCAGCATGGCTACCAAGCAGCTTGCAGGCAAAGGTGGTGCCGTACTGCTTGAGCCTATTATGAAGGTTGAGGTGGTCACTCCTGAAGAAAATATGGGTGACGTAGTGGGTGATTTGAACCGACGTCGCGGCTTGATTCAGGGTATGGATGAAAGCGTGTCTGGTAAGGTTGTGAATGCAGAAGTGCCTTTGGCCGAGATGTTTGGCTATGCCACTGATCTGCGCTCAGCAACTCAGGGTCGTGCAACATATACTATGGAGTTCGCCCAGTATGCGGAGGCTCCAAACAATGTTGCTGAAGCTATTATTAGTGCACGTAGCAAATAG